TCATTGGTTGGCTCGTCCGGCCATAGGAAGAAGACCGCGGCGGTGCCGGCCGCGAACACGCCTGCGCCAATGAATCCCACCGTGGTTAGTGTGCTTCCGGAATCCTGCCTGTCGAGCGCGTCCTGAAGATCCGCGCATCCGCTAGGCGGAGAAGCACCAGAACAAGCGGACGCGCCACCCTGCTGCTCCAGATCCGAGCGTAGTGAGTCGGCGTCGTCCTTTGCCTTGCCCTTCTTGAGCACGCCGTACACGCCAACGCCAATGCCGACGGCCGTCAGAGCGCCGCCGGCGATGAGAGCGACGGTCTTGCCGGACATGCCGTCGGTGGAGACGGAGGTGCCGCCGGAACCGGCGGCGCCGCTGTCTCCGCCGGAGCCGTTGTTGCCCGCGCCGCCGTTGCCGCCGTTGCCGGCAGTGGCAGCGCCGGCACTGCCGTCGGGCGTTAGCTCGATGGCGACTTTGCGCGACTCGCCCTTAGCGACGGGGACGGTCTTGGTTTCCGTGGCGTAGCCGGGAGCCGTGACGGAGATGCTGACGGCGCCGGCTTCGACGAACACGTCGTGGTTGAGCGGTGCGCGGCCGGCTGCGGCGTCGTTGACGGTGATCTCTGCGCCGTCGACATTGACGGAGATCTCGAGAGCGCCGACGAGCTTCTTCGCTTGGCTGAGGCGCTCGAGCGTGCGCTGGCGCGCCTCTTGTTTGCCTGTGGGCCAGTTGCGGTACGAGTACTCGAGGTGCTCCGCTGCATCGCGCGGCTTGCCGAGCGTCAGCTCTACATCACCG
The window above is part of the Polyangiaceae bacterium genome. Proteins encoded here:
- a CDS encoding PEGA domain-containing protein, which produces MCAQAPKAEHTLGGASRAQGPKGQSTAGGHQKQSYDIAGNLGDVELTLGKPRDAAEHLEYSYRNWPTGKQEARQRTLERLSQAKKLVGALEISVNVDGAEITVNDAAAGRAPLNHDVFVEAGAVSISVTAPGYATETKTVPVAKGESRKVAIELTPDGSAGAATAGNGGNGGAGNNGSGGDSGAAGSGGTSVSTDGMSGKTVALIAGGALTAVGIGVGVYGVLKKGKAKDDADSLRSDLEQQGGASACSGASPPSGCADLQDALDRQDSGSTLTTVGFIGAGVFAAGTAAVFFLWPDEPTNDSARAGGWRPYATTPSRGRGAFLGVTGSF